TGGCTAACGTAAAGTATTGCGCCTGAATAGCGCTCAAGCGCCATCTCTAGCTCTTCAATACTCGGCAAGTCCAAATGGTTCGTTGGTTCATCTAGGATTAGCAGCTGCGGATCATTTGCCAGCATACTAATGATCTGGAACCGTGCTTTCTGTCCGCCGCTCAACCGAACAAGCGGCGTCATACCGTCAGCATCAGTAAACAGATAATCGCCCATTAGCTGGCGGATTTTTGTCTCGCCAATTGCCAGCTTGCGGTCAATATACATTTGCTCAATCGCATCGTGTAACGGCATATTCAGATACGTCGACGTGATTTCCTGCTCGTATACGCCCACGCGCACATGCGGGTCAAGATTAAGTGTACCGCCATAAAGTACAGGCGCTACGTTTGAGCCCTGAGCAGGGCTTGCTAGCAATGCCCGAATCAACGTTGTCTTGCCTGTTCCGTTGCGCCCGCGCAGCTCTACTGCTTCGCCTTCGCGCAAATCAATATTCACGCCCTCAAACAACAGTACATCGCCATATCCAAGTGCCACATCGCGCGCCTCAACAAGTTTGCGCCGCGAGCGCATCGCACCATCCTTCATACGCAAATGGATGTTACGCGCCTTGAATTTTTGGTAACGATCCGCCACCTTGTAATCCAACTGCGCTACATGCTCACGGTCAATCCAAAAGGTTGGCTTTTCGATTTTTTCTAACTCCGCTAGCTCTATCGATGCTTGATTCTCGCGTCGCTTGAATTGTTTAATCGTATCGGGGTCGCGCGCCCGTTCTTTCATGCGCCGAAACTGCAGTACTTTATCTTTTAGATTCGCGATCCGCCGCGCCACCGTCTCATATTCATTCATCGCGTTGCCCGTCGCGAATGCATTATGTTTCAAATACGCGTCATAGTTTCCTTCAAAGCTTACCGTCGCACCGTCCTTCAGCTCAATAATTCGATCAACTTCTTTCAGTACGTCGCGGTCATGCGTAATCACCAGCATCGCCTGTTTTGATGTTTTCATCCAATCGATAAACTGCTTCTTTGCTAGGTAATCCATGTGATTGGTCGGTTCGTCAATCAGTGCCAAATCCGCTTGCGCGTGCATAATTTTCACGACCTCAACCAGCCGCTTCTGGCCACCACTTAGCGAGGCGAGGGGACATTCCGCCATACCGTCCATTTGAAAATTTCTCAACTCTTCGGTCACAAGCTCCTCAATTTGATAGAACCCTTTTTGCCCAAACCGATCAAGCGCTTGCGTATATTTTTCAATCTTCGCCATGTCACTACCCATCGTCTCGGGATAGGTATGCAGAATATGCCGCAATCGTGCGTACTCCGGCAGCCCGCTCAAGATGTACTCCAACATTGTTATGTCACCAATATCGTGATGCTCTTGCGCCGTTGCTACAACCACGCTGCCGCGACGAAAAATCACGCTACCCGTGAAATCTTTATCCGCGCCTGTCAATATGCCAAATAGCGTCGTTTTTCCTGCGCCATTGCGTCCGATGAGCCCGACTTTCTCGCCGTCATCCACACTAAACTTCACTCCGGCCATCAACACCGTAGGGCCAAACGATTTCTCAGTAATATGGACGTCGGCAATCATACGGAATAGTGTATCACGAGACAGTCTTGACACAAATCACAAAAATTACGATAATACGACGTTATGGGAGAAATTATTACATTAAGTCCGGCGGAAGACCCCGACGATGACAGCCACGATTCACAATATGGTAATTTATGCAGGCCATTTGATAAAAAAGGGTTGCGGTCAGAGATTAGTAAACAATGCCATGGTTACGAATCAATCAGAGCATTCGATGGCTTCACGGCGCTCATCGAATATCTAGAGTCAGCAAGCCCGAAAGAAGTAGCGAATACGATAACGAGACAAGAGGTGCTTGGCATTATTTCGCGCGCTCGACAATCTTGCGATTTTTCATCTTTGGAAGGATGGCTGGCACGGCTTGAACAGATTATCAGGAAACATAACGGCGATAACTCTATAGACTAAATTACCACCACATATCTCTGATATAATTAGTTACAGCATGAGCAAGAAGCGTCCACACGGCAAAAAACACACTGGTTCGTCCGCGATCGTTAACAGACGGGCACGATTTGATTATACGTTGGGCGACGAGATTATTGCAGGACTAGCGCTGACTGGTCTTGAGGTGCGCGCCGCCCGTGACGGGCATGTACAACTAAAAGGTGCATTCGTTACAGTAAAAAATGGGGAATTATGGCTAAATAACGCTAGTTTCAGTCTGCGTCATAACGAGCGCGGCAAGCCCGAAGCGCGCACGGTTGATACAAGCCCGCGCAAGTTGCTTGCAAACCGCAAGCAAATTGATCAGCTCGCCGCAAGCCGTACGCAAGGCATGACAATCGTGCCGACAAAATTATTGACACAGGGACGATTTATCAAGCTCGTTATCGCGCTCGGTAAAGGCAAAAAGCGCTACGATAAACGCGAAACTATCAAACGCCGCGACCAAGACCGCGAGGCAAAGCGGCTGATGCGCTAAGAATGCGTCAATAAGTTATCGCGATCAGATGCACCATATTCACATGGCAAGAGCGCAGCAGGCAACAAAACACGCTTAAGACTCAAGCGTTCAGGTTTTATGAAACTTTAAGTTATTCCCCAAGTTCCCGCCGCGCATCAATCAGGCGCTGATACAATTCAACAAGTTTTTTCGCCATCGTTTCAGAGTCAAACGCTTTAGCGACACGCAACGCGCCTGCTGACAAGCGCTTAAGCCTTTCGCGGTCGTTAAGCATGTCAGTAAAGACGCGCGCAAAATCTTCACCTTCAATTCCGTCGGTCAAAATTGAATTCTTCGGCGTAAGCGCTTCGGTCAAACGCTCATCACAGTATACAATCGGCAAGCCTGCTGCTGCCGCTTCCAAAAACGTCATCGGCTGATTATCGAAATGATACGACGCAAGCGCAAACACGTCTGCCTGCTTAAGCAACGATGCTACCTGCGCGCTTGAGCACATCCCCGTAAATATCACGCGGTCTTCTAGCTCTAATTCCGCCACGCGCTTACGCAATTCGCGTTCGTATGGGCCGCCGCCGACAAGTACGAGTTTAATCGTCTTATCGGTAATGTGAGGCATCGCCTCAACAAGCGCCATTTGCCGCTTCTCTGGGCTAAGCCGCGCCACGCAAATGATAAATTTTTCACCGCGCTTTTTTGTAATTGGTGAGTCTATAGCACGCGCATAACGATATTTTTTTGTATCAATACTATTCGGGAAAATATAATACGGCGTCGTCAAGCCGCCTTCGTCGACTAGAATCTTCGCTAAATGTTTCGACGGTGATAAACACGCATCGCATTTATTCGCGAACGCTGCCGTCAGACGCCAGCCTTGACGCGATAGCATATCTTTGATCTTACTGCGATCAAGCTCGCGAATCTGCTCGCGCGACATTTTCGGCATAATCGGCTTCGTTCTCAACACTACGGGAAACGCTACCGTTGCTGCGATCAACCCCGCCGTCACCATAAACGGATAATCGTCGATGAGCTCGGTGTAGAGCGTATGGATTGTCGTGACATGCGGAATATTCTGGCGCTTCGCAACGCTATGCGCTAACACGCCTAAATAAAACTGCGTCTGGCTATGTACGACATCAAAGTCATATTCGTCAAGGCGTTTTGCAAGCCCTGGGTAAATATATGCCATTTCGCGCTTTTCAAACACATAATTCTTTGACGATGGCATACGAATTACGTGGTCTTCATAATCGTCATAATCTTCGACTTTCGGAGCAACAACAAACACCTCGTGCCCTAAACCCTCTAGTGCTTGCTTGTATGTTGCTGTCGACGTTGCCACGCCGTGCACCGACGGTAAATAATCGTCGATAAACAGTCCAATTCTCATAACTATCCCTTAGTATATCATATTGCGCGCGCCCGGCTCGTCAGGCAGCAAATCGCGCCAAGCTTCAAAGTGCAGAATATGACCGGCACTTGGTACGATACGGATCTTCGCCTCAGGTAAAAGCTGGCGCATCGCACTGCGCGCCTTCTCGGAGACGACCCTATCTCTTGCCCCCATCACGACCGTAACGCGCCGCTGAACTTCTAGGGAAGGGGAAGCCGTAAATGGGTTATCGTTATAGAGCAACGTTGACAATACGTTTGATACTTGCGACGTCGTTGTTGCTTTTTTGTATTTTTCAGACTCAAGAAACCACGACCATGCAGTGCGATCATGCGAACTCATAACAACCGCGCCGCGAATCAGCCGACCAAGGTAGATATTGTATACAGCCCAGCTCGCTTTTTTTGGCACGTGCACCGAAACAGTTTGTAGCGCATTCGCAACATGCGACGTATGAGGTGTCGGGCAAGCAAGCACAACGCGCGTTTTTTGCGGCAACAAACCGTTAACCATATAACGATACACTACAGACGAGCCATACGAATTACTGCTCAGTAAATCCGGTGTTCGCCCAATCGTGTCAACTGCACGTGCTAACCATGCCGCTAAATCGTCGTATGACCGCAGTTCCGGCAGCTCCGAGCCGCCATGCCCCGGCAAATCAACGGCGTATACAGCGTAACCGGCGCGTACATACTGCCTAGCAAGCGGCATCATGTCAATTTTGCCACCCGTCACGCCATGAACTACAACCGCAACTTTGCTGGCTCTCGTGTTGCACTCCAACCAGCAGATTCCGTTTCGCTGACGTTCTTCGCAGCCGAGCGTCTTAGCGATCTGCCTCAAGCTTGGCGGTCGTGTTGATCGTTTCATGCCATCGTATTATAGAGCGCATGCGGCAAAAAAGCTACTGCATATTGTATAATGCAAGTATGCAAACGCTTCATATTGCGCTCGTGCTTGAGGATATGTTTCCTGATTCCAGCGGCGTTAGTCGTTCCGTACAAATGCAAATTGAAGAGCTGGTGCGTTTAGGGCACCGCGTCACGCTGCTCGCACCTGCCGTACAGCTAGTGCCACCCGTAAACGCTGAAACGATTCGCCTGCCGTCATATCGCCTCCCGGGTCTGCCAAAGCACACGCGAATTATTGTCAGCACCCATGCCCTCGCTAAACAGATTTCACGCAAGCATAAATTCGATGTTATCCATAGTCAAACCGACACTGGTGCCGTGCGGTTAGCAGCACATATCGCACGCATACAGCACATTCCGCACATACATACCTTTCACACCAACATGGCGGGCGCACACAGTACAGCACCGATTGTCGCATTCCTCGGCAGCATCGGCTACCGGCTAGGCGCATACAAACTACGGCGCATCCGTGGCAGTACGCAAGCCCTAGCTACAATCAATCGCGCTATACTGCACGAAGAGTCGCCGCTCGGGTTGTTTGACTGGCGATCGCAAGCGCTTATGGCGACAAGCGTTGATGCTATTACTACGCCATCACGCTACATGCTGCGCTACATTCAGGCTGCCGGCGCTAGTATGCATATTCCAAATGCTAGTATTCCTACCGGCTATAGCCGCTCGTTTGAGGCGATTATCGCGAAGACAAGGCGCAAGCGGACATCACATGCATTGCGGTTCGTAAGCGTCAGCCGCATCGTCAAGGAAAAACGCCTCGCGGTCGTTATTGACGCATTTCGCCAAGCAGATATTCCAGACAGCGAACTCGTCATTATCGGGGACGGCGCAGAGCTTGCTGCTCTGCGCGCCCACGCCCGGGGCGATACACGCATTACGTTCACCGGGCACGTCGGCAGCCAGCAAGAGATCGTACAGCATCTGCGCGATGCCGATATATTCATTCTCGCGTCATACCGCTTCGACAACCAGCCTATCGTCATTACAGAAGCACTCGCTGCCGGATTACCCGTATTGTACTGCGACGACCGGCTTGACGTCGGGCTACACCCAAACAACAGCCTGCTCGTTAAGCCGTCTTGCAAGACGCTCGCCGCCGGTATGCGCCAATTATCTGATAAGTCAACCCGCCATCGCCTAAGCATTGGCACGAAGTCCGTCTTCCGTGAGTTGTCACCAGAGACAACTGCACGCGCATATATCAAGCTATATCGGCAATTACTCAAATAGAGACTAAGCCTTGTCTGTAACATAAATTTATAGACGATCATCACACAAAGAATATATGATGTGTGCGATCGGTTACAGTCGTTGTACCATCTTTATTTAAATAATGTCAAGGAAACCCCTTGGCCAACCCAAACAAACATAGTATATTACTTCAGGATCTCATCGCAATCCCGCATGAGATCAGGTCTTTAAGAGAGGCAAAACATGGACGACACGTTCGACGAGTTCGACGAGTTCTTTGTCTTCGAGGACACGATTCCTAATATCGTGTCCTATAGCGTCATCCTCGGGAAGGAGGTGCGGAATGAGCTCAGGCTCATTAGGTCTGAGCTTCCGGAGGTGATCTACAACTTCTTTATTAATGAGGCAGACGATACTCTGAACATCTTTATCCAGATGTTCGCGGGAGCATTGCTGTCAGGGAGCGCTAGCATACTAGAACGCATAAAGGAATTCCTTGAAGAGCTTGCGGTCGTTGAGACCGCAAAAGTTGATAAGAGGCTTCTTAACAATATCGTTTTTAACGATATTGTCGAAGGCTTCGACGCCGATCCCGATTCCGACGCCGACACCGCCCCCGACGCCGACACCGCCCCCGACGCCGACACCGCCCCCGACGCCGACACCGCCGGCTAGTCCCTCCTAGCCTCTCACCCC
This portion of the TM7 phylum sp. oral taxon 349 genome encodes:
- a CDS encoding ABC-F family ATP-binding cassette domain-containing protein, which codes for MIADVHITEKSFGPTVLMAGVKFSVDDGEKVGLIGRNGAGKTTLFGILTGADKDFTGSVIFRRGSVVVATAQEHHDIGDITMLEYILSGLPEYARLRHILHTYPETMGSDMAKIEKYTQALDRFGQKGFYQIEELVTEELRNFQMDGMAECPLASLSGGQKRLVEVVKIMHAQADLALIDEPTNHMDYLAKKQFIDWMKTSKQAMLVITHDRDVLKEVDRIIELKDGATVSFEGNYDAYLKHNAFATGNAMNEYETVARRIANLKDKVLQFRRMKERARDPDTIKQFKRRENQASIELAELEKIEKPTFWIDREHVAQLDYKVADRYQKFKARNIHLRMKDGAMRSRRKLVEARDVALGYGDVLLFEGVNIDLREGEAVELRGRNGTGKTTLIRALLASPAQGSNVAPVLYGGTLNLDPHVRVGVYEQEITSTYLNMPLHDAIEQMYIDRKLAIGETKIRQLMGDYLFTDADGMTPLVRLSGGQKARFQIISMLANDPQLLILDEPTNHLDLPSIEELEMALERYSGAILYVSHDDYFRRKIGGTVVQISAV
- the smpB gene encoding SsrA-binding protein SmpB; the encoded protein is MSKKRPHGKKHTGSSAIVNRRARFDYTLGDEIIAGLALTGLEVRAARDGHVQLKGAFVTVKNGELWLNNASFSLRHNERGKPEARTVDTSPRKLLANRKQIDQLAASRTQGMTIVPTKLLTQGRFIKLVIALGKGKKRYDKRETIKRRDQDREAKRLMR
- a CDS encoding glycosyltransferase, translated to MRIGLFIDDYLPSVHGVATSTATYKQALEGLGHEVFVVAPKVEDYDDYEDHVIRMPSSKNYVFEKREMAYIYPGLAKRLDEYDFDVVHSQTQFYLGVLAHSVAKRQNIPHVTTIHTLYTELIDDYPFMVTAGLIAATVAFPVVLRTKPIMPKMSREQIRELDRSKIKDMLSRQGWRLTAAFANKCDACLSPSKHLAKILVDEGGLTTPYYIFPNSIDTKKYRYARAIDSPITKKRGEKFIICVARLSPEKRQMALVEAMPHITDKTIKLVLVGGGPYERELRKRVAELELEDRVIFTGMCSSAQVASLLKQADVFALASYHFDNQPMTFLEAAAAGLPIVYCDERLTEALTPKNSILTDGIEGEDFARVFTDMLNDRERLKRLSAGALRVAKAFDSETMAKKLVELYQRLIDARRELGE
- a CDS encoding alpha/beta hydrolase, coding for MKRSTRPPSLRQIAKTLGCEERQRNGICWLECNTRASKVAVVVHGVTGGKIDMMPLARQYVRAGYAVYAVDLPGHGGSELPELRSYDDLAAWLARAVDTIGRTPDLLSSNSYGSSVVYRYMVNGLLPQKTRVVLACPTPHTSHVANALQTVSVHVPKKASWAVYNIYLGRLIRGAVVMSSHDRTAWSWFLESEKYKKATTTSQVSNVLSTLLYNDNPFTASPSLEVQRRVTVVMGARDRVVSEKARSAMRQLLPEAKIRIVPSAGHILHFEAWRDLLPDEPGARNMIY
- a CDS encoding glycosyltransferase; the encoded protein is MQTLHIALVLEDMFPDSSGVSRSVQMQIEELVRLGHRVTLLAPAVQLVPPVNAETIRLPSYRLPGLPKHTRIIVSTHALAKQISRKHKFDVIHSQTDTGAVRLAAHIARIQHIPHIHTFHTNMAGAHSTAPIVAFLGSIGYRLGAYKLRRIRGSTQALATINRAILHEESPLGLFDWRSQALMATSVDAITTPSRYMLRYIQAAGASMHIPNASIPTGYSRSFEAIIAKTRRKRTSHALRFVSVSRIVKEKRLAVVIDAFRQADIPDSELVIIGDGAELAALRAHARGDTRITFTGHVGSQQEIVQHLRDADIFILASYRFDNQPIVITEALAAGLPVLYCDDRLDVGLHPNNSLLVKPSCKTLAAGMRQLSDKSTRHRLSIGTKSVFRELSPETTARAYIKLYRQLLK